Proteins from one Telopea speciosissima isolate NSW1024214 ecotype Mountain lineage chromosome 1, Tspe_v1, whole genome shotgun sequence genomic window:
- the LOC122671841 gene encoding cyclin-T1-5-like isoform X2, translating to MLVSRTCRLRGGSFGNEHRSSFSQCYSSNNTNSRDSAGKFRDRMYNINNEEVNFAPALKKRKFSDFGWENCGRYYWQPGTVSDAPSTSNSSFVAPDTSALTYTSHKRDYSKLEDDISFMSRDEIERCSPSRKDGIDLVRETHLRYSYCAFLQNLGMRLELPQTTIGTAMVLCHRFFVRRSHACHDRFLIATAALFLAAKSEETPQPLNNVMRVSCEICQKQDLSYMLPVDWFEQYRERVIEAEQMILTTLDFELNVQHPYVPLTSVLNKLGLSQSVLVNLALNLVSEGVFTRVACSPV from the exons ATGCTTGTCTCGAGGACTTGTCGACTCCGAGGAGGCAGTTTTGGTAATGAACACAGGTCCTCATTCAGTCAGTGCTACAGCAGCAACAATACCAACTCTCGAGACTCCGCAGGAAAATTTAGGGATCGCATGTATAATATTAATAATGAGGAAGTTAATTTTGCTCCTGctttaaagaagagaaaattttcagacTTTGGTTGGGAAAACTGTGGGAGATACTATTGGCAGCCTGGAACAGTTAGCGATGCTCCATCAACCAGCAATAGTTCGTTTGTTGCCCCGGACACAAGTGCTCTGACATATACCAGCCATAAACGTGACTACTCAAAATTAGAGGATGACATAAGCTTTATGTCAAGGGATGAAATTGAGAGATGCTCTCCATCAAGGAAGGATGGTATCGATTTGGTTAGAGAAACACATCTACGTTACTCGTACTGTGCTTTCCTTCAGAATCTTGGAATGCGGCTGGAACT ACCACAAACAACCATTGGAACTGCCATGGTCTTATGCCACCGGTTTTTTGTCCGAAGATCTCATGCATGCCATGATAGATTC TTGATTGCGACTGCTGCTCTGTTCCTAGCTGCAAAGTCTGAGGAGACTCCACAACCTTTGAACAATGTAATGAGAGTATCTTGTGAAATTTGTCAGAAGCAAGATCTTTCCTATATGCTTCCCGTT GACTGGTTTGAGCAGTACAGAGAACGGGTGATTGAGGCCGAGCAAATGATCCTGACAACTCTAGATTTTGAGCTTAATGTACAGCATCCTTATGTTCCTCTTACATCTGTCCTTAACAAATTAGGACTTTCACAGTCTGTTTTGGTGAACCTGGCACTGAACTTGGTGAGCGAAGG GGTCTTCACAAGAGTAGCGTGCTCACCTGTATGA